The Deltaproteobacteria bacterium genome includes the window ATTCCCATCACCTTTCCGGCAGAGCCCGTGAAGCGCTCCCAGCCGTAGGTGACCCCGGCCTCCACGGCAAGGCGTTTCGTGACTGATGCGGGCAGCACCGATTCGCGGTAGCTTTCATCCTGGGCCGCGAAAAGCTCCCAGGAGGGCATGGAGACAACGCGGGCCTTGACGCCCCTTTCCGCCAGCTTGTCGGCTGCCGTTACGCAAAGCGCCACTTCCGAGCCGGTGCCGATAAGGATTACGTCGGGAGTCCCGGCGGTGTCCGCCATCACGTAGGCCCCCCTGGAAAGCCCGGATGCTGCCGAGTACCTGGTCCTGTCGAAAACCGGCAGGTTCTGGCGTGAGAGGATGAGGGCCACGGGCTTTTTGAGGCTTACCGCAGTCTTCCAGGCTTCCACCGTCTCGTTGGCGTCCGCCGGACGGATGACGGTAAGCTGTGGGATGATGCGCAAGGATGCGACGTGCTCCACGGGCTGGTGCGTGGGGCCGTCCTCGCCCACGGCAACGGAGTCGTGGGTCAGAACGTAGATTGCCGAAATTCCCATGAGGGCTGCAACCCTTATGGCCGGGCGCATGTAGTCGGAAAAAACCAGGAAGGTTGCGCAATACGGAATCACGCCTCCGTGCAGGCTCATGCCGCTTGTAATGGCGGTCATTGCGTGTTCCCGCACACCGAAGCGGATGTTGCGGTTATCGAAATGAAGGGGCTCAAAATCGCCCGTGCCAGCAATGATGGTGTTGTTGGATGGGGCAAGGTCCGCCGAGCCGCCCAGCATGGTTGGAATTTTGGCGGCTATGGCGTTCAAGGCCTTGCCGGAGGCCGCCCTTGTGGCGACGGGCTTGGTTTCCGGGCCGAAAAAGGGAAGGTCCGCGTCCCAGCCATCCGGCAGTTTACCGGCAAGAAGGGCCTCGTACTCTGCGGCGATTTCCGGGTGGGCCGCCTTGTATGCGGCAAATTTGCCCTCCCAGTCCTTCTGGGCCTTTTGGCCCTTTTCCACGCAGCCTCTGAAAACCGAAAGGGCCGTGTCCGGAACCGTGAAGGGCTCCTCGTAGGGCCAGTTGAGATTCTTCTTGGTGATCAGAATTTCTTCAGCCCCCAAAGGTTCCCCGTGGGCCTTGGGGGAGTCCTGGCGCGCCGGGGAGCCGTGGCCAATGTGGGTTTTTACCATTATGAGGCAGGGGCGGTCCTTGTCCTCCTTCGCCTCGTCAATGGCGGCGGCAACGGCGGAAAGGTCCGTTCCGTCGGCCACCTTTATCACCTGCCATTTGTAAGCTGTAAAACGCGCGGCCACGTCCTCCGTAAAGGTGATGTCGGTTTTGCCCTCAATGGAAATCCCGTTGTCGTCGTAAAGGCAGACGAGCTTGGCAAGGCCGAGGTGCCCCGCAAGGGATGCCGCTTCGCCGGAGATGCCCTCCATCATGCACCCGTCGCCGCAGACCACGTAGGTATAATGGTCAACCACAGGGTGTCCTGGGCGGTTGAAGCGCGAGGCCAGAAAGCGCTCGGCCATGGCCATTCCCACGGCGTTTGCCACGCCCTGCCCAAGGGGGCCGGTGGTGGTTTCAACGCCCTTGGTGTGGCGGTATTCGGGGTGCCCTGGAGTCAGGCTTCCCCACTGGCGAAAATTTTTGAGATCGTCAAGGGCGAGGTCGTAGCCGGTGAGGTAAAGCAGGCTGTACAGAAGCGCCGAGGCATGGCCTGCGGAGAGCACGAAGCGGTCCCGGTCGGGCCAGGAGGGGTCTTTCGGGTTATGCTTCAAAACCCTGGTGAAGAGCACCGACGCGGGCGCGGCGAATCCCATGGGGGCTCCGGGGTGGCCGGAATTGGCCTTCTGCACCATGTCCATGGAAAGTGTGCGAAGCGAGTTGACACAAAGCTCGTCCAGATCAATCTTGCTCATGGAAAATGTCCTTTCAGGCGGATTCGATGTTTCGCAGGGTTTTTGCTAACACGCTCGCCCCGCGATTGCAAACTGCCATTTTGGGATACGATTTCCAGACTTTCGGCAAACATATCTGCCACTTCTTTAACGGGCGGTCAACGTCATGGGCGAAAATTTTTGAAGAAAATCGCCATATTGTTGGGTTTTGCATTCAAAACAGTAATTTGCCGATTGTAAAATTTTTATAAACGGCTTGGTGTTAAGCCTGAATAAAAACGATGAAGCGCAAGGAACGTGAAAAGCCAATGAGCCAAGCGTACTAAATGTACGTGGCGGAATTGGCTTTGAAACGTGACACAGCGATTCGCGTTTTTAGACGGGCGGTTAAGGGTTAGCTCTTGACGCGGAGTGTTCAAGATGGGATTAAGAAGGGTTTTTTAACCGCAACATGGAGCACAAGAAAATGGATCACGATTTTTCCGAAATTTTCGCCCGTTACGAGGCCCTTAGAGCCCAGACGGATTCGGCCTTTCTCCGCGTAAGCGAGGCCCACCCGGACTGCGTCGCCTGCAAATCCGGCTGTGCGGACTGCTGCCACGCCCTTTTTGACCTGTCTTTCATCGAGGCGCTTTACATCAATTCCAAGTTCAACAGCGAGCTGGATGAAAGCAGCAAGGGAAAAATCCTGGAACGCGCCGATCAGGCGGATCGCAAGATAGCCCTCATCAAAAAGGAAGCCTATCAGGCCGTCAAAAAGGGCAGAGAGGCCGACGAGGTCCTTTCCCGCGTGGCCTGGGAGCGCGTGCGCTGCCCCCTTCTTGGGGATGACGACCGCTGCGCCCTGTACGAGCATCGCCCCATAACCTGCCGCCTTTACGGCATCCCCACCTCCATCGGCGGCAAGGCCCACACCTGCGGAATGAGCGGCTTTGCGGAAGGGACGCCCTACCCCACCGCCAACCTGGACGCAGTCCACGGACGCCTTCTGGAGCTTTCGACGGAAATCGTCAAAACCCTCCCAACCAAATACATCGGCCTTACGGACATGCTGGTGCCGCTTTCGATGGCGCTTCTAACCATCTATAACGACGAATACCTGGGCATCAGAAAGCCCGCACCGGAGAACGGCGAACCCCAAAAAGCCGGAGATACCGGGAAAGGGGACTGAAAATGGCCATGACCGAGGAGGAGGAAGGCAAGAAAAAGGCGGTCTTTGACCAGATGCGCCCAAGGAACCAGGCACATATCCTTAAAAAGGGCTATGACAAGTGGGACCCCTTTCTGGTGCCCAAAGACCCCATAGACATAAGGAAGGACGCCACCAGCCGAACCACCCAGCAGCTCGTGCGGGAGTTTCTCCAGGAAAGGCAGGGGGACGCCCCTTCCCACGCCTTCAGCCGGGGTGTTCTGGAACTGGCCCTGGGAATAGTGAACAACGAGGAGCGCTTCATAGGCATGTTCGAGTTCGCGGCTTGGTATCAAAGGCTTCTGGAGCGGGAAAAGGGTGGAAAATAACCCTCTGCCTTCATCCTTTGTTTTGGGCGCGGTAAGCCTTTCCGGGCGTGCGACGCCTTCCGAGATCATCCAAAAGGCGATGCTTTCCGGATTTTCGAGCCGGGAAGCCAGGAACGCTCTAAAGAAGCTGGTGGACGGCGGCGCTCTTGAGTATGTCTGCGAAAACGCCACAGTTTATGCTGTTCCGTCCTTCGCGGCTCCGGTAAGGGTGGGGAGGCGGCTTTTCCTGTGCAGGCCGGGCATGGAGCACTCGCTTCCGTTTGAGGGCGCGATCCCGGTTATTTTGAGGGAGGGGGCCTCCTTCGGAAGCGGCAGGCATCCAACAACAAGGCTTTGCCTTGGCCTTCTGGACGAGGTTATGGTGGCCATGCCGGAAACCCTGTGCGAACAGGCCCTGGACGTTGGCACGGGAAGCGGGGTTCTGGCCATAGCGGCTGTAAAACTGGGCATAAAAAGGGCCATCGGCCTTGACCGGGAACCTGACGCAATCGCCGAGGCCCGCAATAACGCGGCCCTAAACGGCGTTTTTGATCGAATAGTTATAAGCGGAGGCGACGCAGGGGCGGTTTCCGGCGGGTTCTGCCTTATTCTGGCAAACCTTCGCGCGCCAACGCTTGTTTCCCTGGCGGGTTTTTTTTCGGAAAAGCTCCATAAGGGCGGCTTTCTGGTGGTTTCGGGCCTTCACCCCGAAGAGGCGGATAATTACGAGGCAAAAGCTCAGACAGCAGGTTTGCGGCTGTCCGAAAGGCGCGATGAAGGCGCATGGAGCGGCCTTTCCTTTCAAAAATCAACGGGTTGAACCCTGAAACCGGGATGCGCCCAAAGGACGGACTAAGATGGAAGAAAAACCCAAAAACGTTGAAGAATACATCGCCAAGTGGCAGGACGCGGTCAACCTGAACCCCGGCTGCGGGCATTCCCGCTACAACCTTGCAGTGGGGCTCATCGGCCTGCACCGTTTTGAGGAGGCCATAGAGCACCTTCAGGAAGCCCTGGAAAACTCCCCCAACCTTGCCGAAGCCTACGCACAGCTTGGGGCCATAGCCTTGCATCGCGGCGATCTTGAAGGCTGCCTTCAATACAACCGCATGGGCGTCAACTCCCGCGCCGGTTTTTCCGTGGGCTGGGCCAACATCGGCTTCTGCCTGCTTCAAAAGGGCGAGGTGGAAGAGGCCGAGCGGGCGCTCCGTAAGGCCATCGCCTATAATCCCAAGTTCATCCAGGCTTACACGTCGCTTGCTTCCGCCTACTTCATGCAGGGCCTTATTGAAGAAAGCATCGAGGCCTGCCGCAAGGCCCTGGAGCTTTCCCCCGAATTCGCCGTGGCCCACGC containing:
- a CDS encoding YkgJ family cysteine cluster protein — encoded protein: MDHDFSEIFARYEALRAQTDSAFLRVSEAHPDCVACKSGCADCCHALFDLSFIEALYINSKFNSELDESSKGKILERADQADRKIALIKKEAYQAVKKGREADEVLSRVAWERVRCPLLGDDDRCALYEHRPITCRLYGIPTSIGGKAHTCGMSGFAEGTPYPTANLDAVHGRLLELSTEIVKTLPTKYIGLTDMLVPLSMALLTIYNDEYLGIRKPAPENGEPQKAGDTGKGD
- a CDS encoding 50S ribosomal protein L11 methyltransferase → MENNPLPSSFVLGAVSLSGRATPSEIIQKAMLSGFSSREARNALKKLVDGGALEYVCENATVYAVPSFAAPVRVGRRLFLCRPGMEHSLPFEGAIPVILREGASFGSGRHPTTRLCLGLLDEVMVAMPETLCEQALDVGTGSGVLAIAAVKLGIKRAIGLDREPDAIAEARNNAALNGVFDRIVISGGDAGAVSGGFCLILANLRAPTLVSLAGFFSEKLHKGGFLVVSGLHPEEADNYEAKAQTAGLRLSERRDEGAWSGLSFQKSTG
- a CDS encoding tetratricopeptide repeat protein → MEEKPKNVEEYIAKWQDAVNLNPGCGHSRYNLAVGLIGLHRFEEAIEHLQEALENSPNLAEAYAQLGAIALHRGDLEGCLQYNRMGVNSRAGFSVGWANIGFCLLQKGEVEEAERALRKAIAYNPKFIQAYTSLASAYFMQGLIEESIEACRKALELSPEFAVAHANLALALLEQGNAAEAAHHRDEAKKYGYEVPEGLSTQIDAALQADGG
- the tkt gene encoding transketolase translates to MSKIDLDELCVNSLRTLSMDMVQKANSGHPGAPMGFAAPASVLFTRVLKHNPKDPSWPDRDRFVLSAGHASALLYSLLYLTGYDLALDDLKNFRQWGSLTPGHPEYRHTKGVETTTGPLGQGVANAVGMAMAERFLASRFNRPGHPVVDHYTYVVCGDGCMMEGISGEAASLAGHLGLAKLVCLYDDNGISIEGKTDITFTEDVAARFTAYKWQVIKVADGTDLSAVAAAIDEAKEDKDRPCLIMVKTHIGHGSPARQDSPKAHGEPLGAEEILITKKNLNWPYEEPFTVPDTALSVFRGCVEKGQKAQKDWEGKFAAYKAAHPEIAAEYEALLAGKLPDGWDADLPFFGPETKPVATRAASGKALNAIAAKIPTMLGGSADLAPSNNTIIAGTGDFEPLHFDNRNIRFGVREHAMTAITSGMSLHGGVIPYCATFLVFSDYMRPAIRVAALMGISAIYVLTHDSVAVGEDGPTHQPVEHVASLRIIPQLTVIRPADANETVEAWKTAVSLKKPVALILSRQNLPVFDRTRYSAASGLSRGAYVMADTAGTPDVILIGTGSEVALCVTAADKLAERGVKARVVSMPSWELFAAQDESYRESVLPASVTKRLAVEAGVTYGWERFTGSAGKVMGIDHFGASAPGNTVLEKFGFTAEKVFEEALKLAGK